A DNA window from Apium graveolens cultivar Ventura unplaced genomic scaffold, ASM990537v1 ctg3248_1, whole genome shotgun sequence contains the following coding sequences:
- the LOC141701035 gene encoding uncharacterized protein LOC141701035: MRPPPPKLCGLSPGGLPVTGPRIKLRDGRHLSYMELGVSKDVAKFKIILVHAIDSSKYDTVVSKELLEEMGACLITFDRPGYGESDPHPKKTFKSNALDIEELADQLGLGAKFYLVGFSMGGQMAWGCLKYIPERLAGVALLAPVVNYWWPGFPANLSTKAYNELDLQDQWALRVSYYTPWLTYWWNTQKLFPGSSVASGRPRISRQDYEILTKLAVAGKQNNKQGYATQQGNFESQHRDMINGFGKSEFDPMDLKNLFADKEGFVHLWQGDEDGLVPVTLQRYIAGKLPWIRYHELAGAGHIFPLDENVCKAIFKILLLGENQ, from the exons ATGCGCCCTCCACCTCCAAAATTGTGTGGGTTATCTCCTGGAGGTCTACCTGTTACCGGTCCAAGAATTAAGCTTAGGGATGGAAGACATCTGTCCTACATGGAGCTAGGCGTATCGAAAGATGTGGCCAAGTTTAAGATAATCCTCGTCCATGCCATCGACTCTAGCAAATACGATACAGTTGTATCAAAG GAGTTACTTGAAGAGATGGGGGCATGCCTTATTACTTTTGATAGACCAGGCTATGGAGAAAGTGATCCTCATCCAAAAAAAACATTCAAAAGTAATGCTCTTGACATTGAAGAACTTGCGGATCAATTGGGATTGGGAGCTAAATTCTACCTAGTTGGGTTTTCCATGGGAGGACAGATGGCTTGGGGCTGCCTCAAGTACATTCCGGAGAG ATTGGCTGGAGTGGCACTACTTGCTCCGGTTGTCAACTACTGGTGGCCTGGTTTTCCTGCCAATTTATCTACCAAAGCTTACAATGAGCTAGATCTACAAGACCAGTGGGCACTTCGGGTTTCTTACTATACCCCATGGCTAACATACTGGTGGAACACTCAGAAGTTGTTTCCGGGCTCTAGTGTTGCTTCTGGAAGGCCCAGAATATCTCGTCAAGATTATGAAATTTTGACCAAACTTGCTGTAGCCGGGAAACAAAATAACAAG CAGGGATATGCAACACAACAGGGGAATTTCGAGTCCCAGCACCGTGACATGATTAATGGATTCGGGAAGTCAGAGTTTGATCCGATGGATCTGAAAAATCTATTTGCTGACAAAGAAGGCTTCGTTCATCTTTGGCAGGGAGACGAGGACGGCCTCGTTCCTGTTACATTGCAGAGATATATTGCAGGAAAACTCCCATGGATTCGTTACCATGAACTAGCTGGTGCTGGACATATTTTCCCATTAGATGAAAATGTGTGTAAAGCTATCTTCAAAATACTTCTACTAGGAGAGAATCAATAA